The Chloroflexota bacterium genome contains a region encoding:
- a CDS encoding GntR family transcriptional regulator, whose translation MTSETAVLDEVAASIAVRAAGLRDEVVGAIERAVSIGAIAPGQRLVEAEIARQMGISKAPVREALRELERLGLVVSYPRRGTFVTEITPLVVSEAFSLRAALEVYAGRLAIQHWTESDLQQMEALLEEADATLHDQHAILQRVELDLSFHDHLFRLSRHKLLQEAWTNLRAKIRVLLAATGVLRVSAAVPKQPLSYRRGHAALLEALRSRDRDRLEAETIHHLAAGEQMLLEHLADDRDGGRPDVAALATWSASRLALPTDLDHSPSGVVAPNGRSSTVVSDAARNGPGRTRATRRHS comes from the coding sequence GTGACGTCCGAGACCGCTGTGCTCGACGAGGTTGCAGCCAGCATTGCCGTACGCGCGGCCGGCCTCCGCGACGAAGTCGTTGGGGCGATTGAGCGCGCCGTCTCCATCGGCGCGATCGCGCCCGGGCAGCGGCTTGTCGAGGCTGAGATCGCGCGGCAGATGGGCATCAGCAAGGCGCCCGTCCGCGAAGCGCTCCGCGAGCTTGAGCGCCTGGGGCTGGTGGTCAGCTACCCCCGGCGCGGCACCTTCGTCACCGAGATCACCCCGCTCGTCGTGAGCGAGGCGTTCAGCCTCCGCGCGGCGCTCGAAGTCTACGCTGGCAGACTGGCCATCCAACACTGGACCGAAAGCGACTTGCAGCAGATGGAGGCGCTCCTTGAGGAGGCGGATGCGACCCTCCACGACCAGCACGCGATCCTGCAGCGGGTCGAGCTGGACCTCTCGTTTCACGATCACCTGTTCCGGCTCAGCCGACACAAGCTGCTGCAGGAAGCGTGGACGAATCTCCGAGCCAAGATCCGCGTGCTGCTCGCGGCGACCGGTGTGCTCAGGGTGAGCGCAGCCGTCCCGAAACAGCCGCTCTCGTATCGACGCGGGCATGCCGCGCTGCTCGAGGCGCTGCGCTCGCGCGATCGGGACCGTCTCGAAGCCGAGACGATCCACCACCTTGCGGCCGGCGAGCAGATGCTGCTGGAGCACCTTGCCGACGACCGCGACGGCGGGCGGCCTGATGTGGCCGCGCTCGCCACCTGGTCAGCATCACGGCTGGCCCTGCCCACGGACCTCGACCACTCGCCATCAGGCGTCGTCGCCCCGAACGGGCGATCGTCCACCGTCGTTTCCGACGCGGCCCGAAACGGACCGGGCCGCACGCGTGCCACCCGCCGTCACTCGTAG
- a CDS encoding glycosyltransferase family 39 protein: protein MIGAATLAVPRRRAQARSWIGPRIANRLEIAGIGILLIVAAAIRLDGLMVVPRLSDETLEVVLGLRLLREGGLPLVGYAPHIGSLFTYLVALAFMVVGPKIEAGRLVVLTAGVLTVIPTYLLGRDLGQVGGGSQMRGRLIGLIAAFLLVFSGPHIATSSRIAYSNSLTPLFTMLGLWLAHRAITHRSNRDLLLSGAALGLALQTAMSALAVGPGVALAVVLPLLGQVRRAGCSASRVGWPSIPLLLATAAAALLMVGNLVAYSLLFGAGTVSTSGNRIERYVGEDAWTLWAWGDRLLELLRSQALVLGSRTTEIEGDPSLLLSPYVFVGVGLALLGLWVAARRGAWLPLAVTVSVIAIVSLLNGRLEPIVPRLRHYATLLPLGMVMISLGLVWLAEWLSTVRRFSEVGRWLGLAVLLGTPLVLAAGSISAFREYETERLSRVDKHNGPYLAVLQAVAGSGPRSERLYLDENLNDLLTMSGGRMLSHLRYAFSVTGQEFDTVDLDDDALPVGRRGSDSRRLILRAETVPMAQKRYRLTPLPGEPGEGAPLRAFRAFPREP, encoded by the coding sequence ATGATCGGAGCCGCAACCCTCGCTGTCCCGCGCCGGCGTGCTCAGGCGCGCAGCTGGATCGGACCCCGCATCGCCAATCGCCTTGAGATCGCAGGTATCGGCATCCTGCTGATCGTTGCAGCGGCCATCAGGCTCGACGGGCTGATGGTCGTTCCCCGCCTCTCCGACGAGACGCTGGAAGTCGTGCTCGGGCTGCGACTGCTCCGAGAGGGCGGCCTGCCGCTGGTGGGGTATGCGCCGCACATCGGCTCGCTGTTCACGTATCTGGTGGCCCTGGCCTTCATGGTCGTCGGGCCGAAGATCGAGGCTGGCCGACTCGTCGTGCTGACGGCCGGCGTGCTGACGGTGATCCCGACGTACCTCCTGGGACGGGATCTCGGGCAGGTGGGCGGGGGCAGTCAGATGCGCGGCCGGCTGATCGGGCTGATCGCCGCCTTCTTGCTGGTCTTCTCCGGCCCGCACATCGCCACCAGCAGCCGCATCGCCTACTCGAACTCGCTGACGCCGCTCTTCACGATGCTCGGGCTGTGGCTGGCACACCGGGCCATCACGCACCGCTCGAATCGCGACCTGCTGTTGAGCGGCGCGGCGCTCGGGCTGGCACTCCAGACGGCCATGTCAGCGCTGGCCGTTGGCCCGGGCGTGGCGCTGGCCGTCGTGCTGCCGCTGCTGGGGCAGGTGCGCCGGGCGGGATGCTCGGCCAGCCGCGTGGGCTGGCCGAGCATCCCGCTCCTGCTGGCGACGGCCGCCGCCGCCCTGCTGATGGTCGGCAACCTCGTCGCGTACAGCCTGCTGTTCGGAGCAGGGACGGTCAGCACCTCTGGCAACCGCATCGAGCGGTACGTCGGCGAGGACGCCTGGACGCTTTGGGCCTGGGGCGACCGCCTGCTGGAGCTGTTGCGGTCACAGGCCCTGGTGCTGGGGAGCCGCACGACGGAGATCGAGGGCGACCCATCATTGCTGCTGTCGCCGTACGTCTTCGTCGGAGTCGGACTCGCGCTGCTCGGGCTGTGGGTCGCGGCCCGGCGTGGCGCGTGGCTGCCGCTCGCCGTGACGGTCTCCGTGATCGCGATCGTCTCGCTGCTGAACGGCCGCCTTGAGCCGATTGTGCCACGCCTGCGCCACTACGCCACGCTCCTGCCGCTCGGCATGGTGATGATCTCGCTCGGGCTGGTCTGGCTCGCGGAGTGGCTGTCGACCGTCAGACGCTTCTCGGAGGTCGGCCGTTGGCTCGGCCTGGCGGTCCTCCTGGGCACGCCGCTGGTGCTGGCGGCCGGCTCGATATCGGCCTTCCGCGAGTACGAGACCGAGCGTCTCAGCCGTGTGGACAAGCACAACGGGCCGTACCTCGCCGTGCTCCAGGCCGTCGCCGGCAGTGGTCCCCGCAGCGAGCGGCTCTACCTGGACGAAAACCTCAACGACCTGCTGACGATGTCCGGCGGCCGGATGCTCTCGCACCTGCGCTACGCCTTCTCGGTCACCGGCCAGGAGTTCGACACCGTCGATCTTGACGACGACGCCCTGCCAGTTGGGCGGCGCGGCAGCGATTCTCGCCGGCTGATCCTGCGGGCCGAAACGGTGCCGATGGCACAGAAGCGCTACCGGCTGACGCCGCTGCCCGGCGAGCCGGGCGAGGGCGCGCCGCTGCGAGCGTTCCGGGCGTTTCCACGCGAGCCGTAG
- the lon gene encoding endopeptidase La: MPRRKRKASARALVLPILPVRNTVLFPHVVTPLFVDRDRSLRAIEESMGGERTLVVLAQRDPEIERPGEGDLYTIGTEAVVGRMLKMPDGSTSALVQGQRRVRVVGIEADEPYLRLQIVPIEEPEAEGEEASALIRAVIGMYEKVVKLSRSIPDDHYVAAINIDQAGWLADFVVSDLELSVADRQEILETLDPVERLHKASMLLARELDVLELQNKIHSQVQSEVDKNQREYFLREQLKAIQKELGETDAQGREVAKLREKLDAAGLPEEVRTKADEELERLAMMPTMSPEVGMVRSYLEWLAGLPWSKATEDQLDIDRAARVLDQHHYGLQRVKERILEFMAVRKLAADKMRSPVLCFVGPPGVGKTSLGKAIAEAIGRKFVRVSLGGVRDEAEIRGHRRTYIGALPGRVLQTMRQASTINPVFMLDEIDKLGSDFRGDPSAALLEVLDPEQNGSFSDHYLDVPYDLSKVMFVTTANILDPVPPALRDRMEVIELPGYVEDEKHEIARRFLVPRQTREHGLSGNQLRFTEEALRHIIREYTHEAGVRNLERQISTICRKVARKVATGDTRRTTVSLKNLEELLGPKRYTRNLAEERDETGIATGVSWTPAGGDVMTVEVSLLEGKGQLVTTGQLGDVMKESAIAALSYARVRATELGLAPRFYETMDVHIHVPAGAIPKDGPSAGITMATALVSGLTRRPSHREVAMTGEITLRGRVLPVGGIREKVVAAHRAGIKTFVLPRQNLKDLDEVPEDARNELTFVPVEMMDEVLKVALHPSAAELRAV; encoded by the coding sequence ATGCCGCGTCGCAAAAGGAAGGCGAGCGCCCGTGCGCTCGTACTGCCGATTCTCCCCGTGCGGAATACCGTCCTGTTCCCGCACGTCGTGACACCGCTCTTCGTCGACCGTGACCGCTCCCTGCGCGCCATCGAGGAGTCGATGGGCGGCGAGCGCACGCTGGTCGTGCTGGCGCAGCGCGACCCGGAGATCGAGCGGCCTGGGGAGGGCGACCTTTACACCATCGGCACGGAAGCGGTCGTCGGGCGCATGCTCAAGATGCCGGACGGCTCGACCTCGGCGCTGGTCCAGGGGCAGCGGCGGGTGCGCGTTGTCGGCATCGAGGCGGACGAGCCGTACCTGAGGCTCCAGATAGTCCCCATCGAGGAGCCAGAGGCGGAAGGCGAAGAGGCCAGCGCGCTGATCCGTGCCGTCATCGGCATGTATGAGAAGGTGGTCAAGCTCAGCCGCTCGATTCCGGACGATCACTACGTCGCCGCCATCAACATCGATCAGGCAGGCTGGCTGGCTGACTTCGTCGTCTCGGACCTCGAGCTCTCGGTGGCGGACCGCCAGGAGATCCTCGAAACGCTCGATCCCGTAGAGCGGCTGCACAAGGCCAGCATGCTGCTGGCCCGCGAGCTGGACGTCCTGGAGCTGCAGAACAAGATCCACTCGCAGGTGCAGTCCGAGGTCGACAAGAACCAGCGCGAGTACTTCCTGCGGGAGCAGCTCAAGGCGATCCAGAAGGAGTTGGGCGAGACCGACGCCCAGGGCCGCGAGGTCGCGAAGCTGCGCGAGAAGCTCGACGCGGCCGGCCTGCCCGAGGAGGTCCGCACCAAGGCTGACGAGGAGCTTGAGCGCCTGGCGATGATGCCGACGATGTCTCCAGAAGTAGGCATGGTCCGCAGCTACCTGGAGTGGCTGGCTGGCCTGCCCTGGTCGAAGGCCACCGAGGATCAGCTCGACATCGATCGGGCGGCCCGCGTGCTCGATCAGCACCACTACGGCCTGCAGCGCGTCAAAGAGCGCATCCTGGAGTTCATGGCCGTCCGCAAGCTGGCGGCCGATAAGATGCGGAGCCCGGTCCTCTGCTTCGTGGGGCCGCCGGGGGTTGGCAAGACCAGCCTCGGGAAGGCGATTGCCGAGGCCATCGGGCGGAAGTTCGTGCGGGTCTCCCTGGGCGGCGTCCGCGACGAGGCCGAGATCCGCGGCCACCGCCGCACCTACATCGGCGCGCTGCCCGGCCGCGTGCTCCAGACGATGCGGCAGGCCAGCACCATCAACCCCGTCTTCATGCTGGACGAGATCGACAAGCTCGGCTCCGACTTTCGCGGCGACCCTTCGGCGGCGCTGCTCGAAGTCCTGGACCCGGAGCAGAACGGCTCGTTCTCGGACCACTACCTGGACGTGCCCTACGATCTCTCGAAGGTGATGTTCGTCACGACGGCAAACATCCTCGATCCGGTCCCGCCGGCCCTGCGCGACCGCATGGAGGTGATCGAGCTGCCTGGGTACGTCGAGGACGAGAAGCACGAGATCGCGCGGCGGTTCCTGGTGCCGCGCCAGACCCGCGAGCACGGCCTGAGCGGCAATCAGCTCCGCTTCACCGAGGAAGCGCTGCGCCACATCATCCGCGAGTACACCCACGAGGCCGGCGTCCGGAACCTCGAACGCCAGATCAGCACGATCTGCCGGAAGGTGGCCCGCAAGGTGGCGACGGGCGACACCCGCCGCACAACGGTCTCGCTCAAGAACCTGGAGGAGCTGCTCGGGCCGAAGCGGTACACCCGCAACCTGGCCGAGGAGCGCGACGAGACCGGCATCGCGACGGGCGTCTCGTGGACGCCGGCCGGCGGCGACGTGATGACCGTCGAGGTCTCGCTGCTGGAGGGCAAGGGCCAGCTCGTCACCACCGGGCAGCTCGGCGACGTCATGAAGGAGTCGGCCATCGCCGCCCTGAGCTACGCCCGCGTCCGCGCCACCGAGCTGGGGTTGGCACCCCGCTTCTACGAGACGATGGACGTGCACATCCACGTGCCAGCCGGCGCGATCCCGAAGGACGGCCCCTCGGCCGGCATCACGATGGCGACGGCGCTCGTGTCAGGCCTGACGCGGCGGCCATCCCACCGCGAGGTGGCGATGACCGGCGAGATCACGCTGCGCGGGCGGGTACTGCCGGTGGGCGGCATCCGCGAGAAGGTGGTGGCCGCACACCGCGCCGGCATCAAGACGTTCGTGCTGCCGCGCCAGAACCTAAAAGACCTGGACGAGGTGCCTGAGGATGCCCGCAACGAGCTGACGTTCGTGCCGGTCGAGATGATGGACGAGGTGCTGAAGGTGGCGCTGCACCCGTCCGCCGCCGAGTTGCGGGCGGTGTAG
- a CDS encoding tetratricopeptide repeat protein: protein MRRLRAEKAIQLAMQNKWQEAADLNRQILEQFPDDVDTLNRLGKALMELGQYADARDQYAKSTKIDPSNGIAAKNLVRLTKLAEDVASAPVVAVSHSRTVDPSLFIEESGKTAVTDLVDVAPFQRIATLTAGDKLSVVVDSGVVRLIAEGDVLVGQLEPKIAQRVLRLVTAGNRYGATITSIDEHHVRIIIREEFRHPSMRSRPSFPTQAALVRPDTRDSVFRPDMDDEDDDSMDDGDVDTETVDVADGDGEAGNSADEHDSDEDS, encoded by the coding sequence ATGCGACGCCTTCGTGCAGAGAAGGCGATTCAGCTCGCGATGCAGAACAAGTGGCAGGAGGCTGCCGATCTGAACCGGCAGATCCTGGAGCAGTTCCCGGACGATGTCGATACCCTGAACCGGCTCGGCAAGGCGTTGATGGAGCTCGGGCAGTATGCCGACGCCCGCGATCAGTACGCGAAGTCGACGAAGATCGATCCGAGCAACGGCATCGCGGCGAAGAACCTTGTCCGCTTGACGAAGCTGGCCGAAGATGTGGCCTCGGCGCCGGTGGTGGCGGTGTCCCACTCCCGGACCGTCGATCCGAGCCTCTTCATCGAGGAGAGCGGCAAGACGGCGGTGACCGACCTGGTTGACGTCGCGCCGTTCCAGCGGATCGCCACGCTGACGGCCGGCGACAAGCTGTCCGTGGTGGTGGACAGCGGCGTCGTGCGGCTGATCGCCGAAGGCGACGTGCTGGTCGGCCAGCTTGAGCCGAAGATCGCACAGCGGGTGCTGCGGCTGGTGACGGCCGGCAACCGCTACGGCGCTACCATCACGTCGATCGACGAGCACCACGTGCGGATCATCATCCGTGAGGAGTTCCGCCACCCGAGCATGCGCTCGCGGCCGTCCTTCCCGACGCAGGCGGCGCTGGTGCGGCCCGACACCCGTGACAGCGTCTTCCGGCCGGACATGGACGACGAGGACGACGACTCGATGGATGACGGCGATGTCGATACGGAGACGGTCGACGTCGCGGATGGAGACGGCGAGGCGGGCAACAGCGCCGACGAGCACGACTCGGACGAGGACTCGTAG
- a CDS encoding 4-oxalocrotonate tautomerase encodes MPLITVHMFEGRTVEQKRELVAAITEAVVRIAKTTPEATEVIITDVPKHNWAHAGKLASD; translated from the coding sequence ATGCCACTGATTACCGTGCACATGTTCGAGGGGCGAACGGTCGAGCAGAAGCGCGAGCTGGTTGCGGCCATCACCGAGGCGGTGGTCCGCATCGCCAAGACCACCCCGGAGGCGACCGAGGTCATCATCACCGACGTGCCGAAGCACAACTGGGCGCACGCTGGCAAGCTCGCGTCGGACTAG
- a CDS encoding acetyl-CoA C-acyltransferase, with protein sequence MAASRTSLGPRDAVIVGYVRTPFGRHGGALARLRPDSMAAQAISALVQRTGIDPSTVDDVIMGCANQAGEDNRNVARMALLLAGLPIEAPGQTVNRLCGSGLQAVNAAAQAIWSNQGDLFIAGGVESMTRAPIVMLKADAAYVRGVPEMADSTLGWRFPHPRLEASGHTCSLGETAENVAERRAVSRADQDQFALLSQQKAARAMANGTLAQEIVATTVPGGRRGESVTVEQDEHPRPDTTLEGLAKLRPAFAKDGSVTAGNASGLNDGAAALLVTSAERARDLGLQPLARIVSTAVAGVRPDEMGLGPIPSSALALKRAGLAASDLELVEANEAFASQVVASLNELGLDWRDERRVNPNGGAIALGHPLGASGARLAGTATLELGRRGGGYALVTMCIGVGQGIATIIEGVA encoded by the coding sequence ATGGCAGCAAGCAGGACATCGCTCGGCCCGCGCGACGCCGTCATCGTTGGGTACGTGCGGACGCCGTTCGGTCGGCACGGCGGCGCCCTGGCCAGACTCCGACCGGACAGCATGGCCGCGCAGGCGATCTCGGCGCTGGTGCAGCGGACCGGCATCGATCCATCCACCGTGGACGACGTCATCATGGGCTGCGCCAACCAGGCGGGCGAGGACAACCGGAACGTCGCGCGGATGGCGCTGCTGCTGGCCGGTCTCCCCATCGAGGCGCCCGGCCAGACCGTTAACCGGCTGTGCGGCTCCGGCCTTCAGGCCGTCAACGCGGCGGCGCAGGCGATCTGGAGCAACCAGGGCGACCTGTTCATTGCCGGCGGCGTCGAGAGCATGACCCGCGCCCCCATCGTGATGCTGAAGGCCGACGCGGCCTACGTGCGCGGCGTCCCCGAGATGGCCGATTCGACGCTCGGCTGGCGGTTCCCGCATCCGCGGCTCGAGGCCAGCGGGCACACCTGCTCCCTGGGCGAGACGGCCGAGAACGTGGCCGAGCGCCGGGCTGTCTCCCGCGCCGACCAGGACCAGTTTGCGCTGCTCAGCCAGCAGAAGGCCGCCCGCGCGATGGCGAACGGCACGCTGGCGCAGGAGATCGTGGCGACGACGGTCCCAGGCGGCCGGCGCGGCGAGAGCGTGACCGTCGAGCAGGACGAACACCCTCGCCCAGACACTACCCTGGAGGGGCTGGCGAAGCTGCGGCCGGCCTTCGCGAAAGACGGCTCCGTCACGGCCGGCAATGCGTCGGGCCTGAACGATGGCGCGGCGGCGCTGCTGGTCACCTCCGCCGAGCGCGCCCGCGACCTCGGCCTGCAGCCGCTGGCGCGGATCGTCAGCACGGCTGTCGCTGGCGTCCGCCCGGACGAGATGGGCCTCGGGCCGATCCCATCGTCGGCGCTGGCCCTCAAGCGGGCCGGCCTCGCCGCGTCAGACCTGGAGCTGGTCGAGGCGAACGAGGCGTTCGCCAGCCAGGTCGTCGCGTCGCTCAACGAGCTGGGCCTGGACTGGCGAGACGAGCGGCGCGTCAACCCGAACGGCGGCGCAATCGCGCTGGGGCACCCACTGGGGGCGTCTGGCGCGCGGCTGGCCGGCACGGCGACGCTGGAGCTGGGACGGCGCGGCGGAGGCTACGCCCTGGTGACGATGTGCATCGGGGTGGGGCAGGGGATCGCGACGATCATCGAGGGCGTGGCCTGA
- the pcaC gene encoding 4-carboxymuconolactone decarboxylase, which yields MADDASASRYEAGLQVRTEVLGAEHVARATARQTSLDRDFQHYITETAWGMVWTRPDLDRRTRSLVTIALLAGLGRSEELELHFRASKNIGVDPREIAEVLMHVAVYAGVPAANRAFALAKTILDVPDDLLDSTPAATPPPDPTS from the coding sequence ATGGCTGACGACGCATCGGCATCCCGCTACGAAGCAGGACTCCAGGTCCGAACCGAGGTGCTCGGCGCCGAGCACGTTGCACGGGCAACCGCCCGACAGACTTCGCTGGACCGTGACTTCCAGCACTACATCACCGAGACCGCCTGGGGCATGGTCTGGACCCGCCCGGACCTCGACCGGCGCACGCGCAGCCTGGTGACCATCGCGCTGCTGGCCGGCCTGGGCCGCTCCGAGGAGCTGGAGCTGCACTTCCGCGCCAGCAAGAACATCGGCGTTGACCCGCGCGAGATCGCCGAAGTGCTGATGCACGTCGCCGTCTACGCCGGCGTGCCGGCCGCCAACCGGGCGTTCGCGCTCGCCAAGACGATCCTCGACGTGCCAGATGACCTCCTGGACAGCACGCCAGCCGCCACCCCGCCCCCAGACCCCACCAGCTAA
- the pcaH gene encoding protocatechuate 3,4-dioxygenase subunit beta, with the protein MTTLTTTIGQIVRGDREVFPPYLYAAYQSTRLRAPTLPLVEVPLTLSELTGPGPVMSRVTPEDADMTTNSGTGGEAIGQRIIVTGRVLDARGRPIPNTLLEIWQANASGRYIHKNDQWPGRLDPNFLGIGRTLTDANGVYRFLTVRPGLYPWKNHPNAWRPAHIHFSLFGRSLVSRLVTQMYFPDDPMFSLDPIFHGVPNDAARQRMVAAYDHNVTEEEWALGYRWDIVLHGPEATPFDEKWPAPLEDPA; encoded by the coding sequence ATGACGACCCTCACGACGACCATCGGTCAGATCGTGCGCGGGGACCGCGAGGTCTTCCCGCCGTACCTCTACGCCGCCTACCAATCGACCAGGCTGCGCGCACCGACGTTGCCGCTGGTCGAGGTGCCGCTCACGCTCTCCGAGCTGACCGGGCCGGGGCCGGTCATGAGCCGGGTGACGCCCGAGGATGCCGACATGACCACGAACTCCGGCACCGGCGGCGAGGCCATCGGCCAGCGGATCATCGTGACGGGACGTGTGCTCGACGCACGGGGCCGCCCGATCCCGAACACGCTGCTGGAGATCTGGCAGGCCAACGCCTCCGGCCGCTACATCCACAAGAACGACCAGTGGCCCGGCCGGCTCGATCCAAACTTCCTCGGCATCGGGCGCACCCTGACCGATGCGAACGGCGTCTACCGCTTCCTGACCGTTCGCCCCGGCCTCTACCCCTGGAAGAACCACCCGAACGCCTGGCGGCCGGCCCACATCCACTTCTCGCTGTTCGGGCGGTCGCTGGTGTCGCGGCTGGTGACTCAGATGTACTTCCCGGACGATCCGATGTTCTCGCTGGACCCGATCTTCCACGGCGTCCCGAACGACGCCGCCCGGCAGCGGATGGTCGCCGCCTACGACCACAACGTCACCGAGGAAGAGTGGGCGCTCGGGTATCGCTGGGACATCGTGCTGCACGGCCCGGAGGCCACGCCATTCGATGAGAAGTGGCCGGCCCCGCTGGAGGATCCCGCATGA
- the pcaG gene encoding protocatechuate 3,4-dioxygenase subunit alpha has protein sequence MSGSSTASGAREVPTLGVTPTQTVGPFFAPALLRDPLNTLTTDGTEGERIRVEGRVLDGAGAPVPDAMIEIWQANAHGRFNHPRDTRELPLDPEFTGWGRSGTDDTGLYWFETVKPGPVPFDGGTMQAPHLSVTIHARGMLNHAQTRLYFGDEDANAADPILALVPSERRQTLIAARSEEGGRTVYRLDIILQGPGEIVYFNI, from the coding sequence ATGAGCGGCTCGTCGACGGCTTCCGGGGCGCGCGAGGTGCCCACGCTCGGCGTGACTCCCACCCAGACAGTCGGGCCGTTCTTCGCGCCGGCCCTGCTGCGCGATCCGCTGAACACCCTCACCACGGACGGGACCGAGGGCGAGCGGATCCGCGTTGAGGGCCGCGTGCTCGACGGCGCAGGCGCGCCGGTGCCGGACGCCATGATCGAGATCTGGCAGGCGAATGCGCACGGACGGTTCAACCACCCGCGCGACACCCGCGAGCTGCCGCTCGATCCCGAGTTCACTGGCTGGGGACGCTCCGGCACGGACGACACCGGCCTGTACTGGTTCGAGACCGTCAAGCCCGGTCCGGTGCCGTTCGACGGCGGGACGATGCAGGCGCCGCACCTCTCGGTGACGATCCACGCGCGCGGCATGCTCAACCACGCCCAGACACGCCTGTACTTCGGGGACGAGGATGCCAACGCGGCGGACCCGATCCTCGCGCTGGTCCCGTCCGAGCGCCGGCAGACGCTGATCGCCGCACGGTCGGAGGAGGGCGGAAGGACCGTCTACCGGCTGGACATCATCCTCCAGGGCCCCGGCGAGATCGTCTACTTCAACATCTAG
- the pcaB gene encoding 3-carboxy-cis,cis-muconate cycloisomerase, whose translation MNDLGAVLYSTPPMLALFSGEGHVQRMLDFEAGLARAEARAGVIPPEAAEQIAAACRVELFDVPALLRETATAGTLAIPLAKALTAKVGGEASRYVHWGATSQDVIDTALMLQIRDGLGLLIDGLLEIGASAAGLAERHRGTPMAGRTLLQQALPITFGLRAARWLTVATRQIEKLRRLQQETLALQFGGAAGTLASLGEDGALVAEILGDELRLPTPDLPWHAERDRIVEVAAGVGIVAGAVGKIAQDILLLSQTELGEVAEGSAPGKGGSSTLPHKRNPVDTVAAVAAARLALGLVPVISASLMQEHERAIGGWQSEWAALPELFGYAAGAVERVRLSLAGLEVHADRMLDNLGVTRGLLMAESLSMALAGRIGKAEAHHAVQAACQRAVRQADDLEAVALADEKIAGPLSADEIRAALDPLAYLGSTDRFINRALEAFERCRQAHTPEAAGG comes from the coding sequence ATGAACGATCTCGGTGCGGTCCTCTACTCCACGCCCCCGATGCTGGCCCTCTTCTCCGGGGAGGGCCACGTCCAGCGCATGCTCGACTTCGAGGCGGGGCTGGCCCGGGCCGAAGCCCGGGCCGGCGTGATCCCGCCCGAGGCCGCCGAGCAGATCGCAGCAGCCTGCCGCGTCGAGCTGTTCGACGTGCCAGCCCTGCTGCGTGAGACGGCCACGGCCGGCACGCTGGCGATCCCGCTGGCGAAAGCCCTGACGGCGAAGGTTGGCGGGGAGGCGTCGCGCTACGTCCACTGGGGCGCCACCAGCCAGGACGTCATCGACACGGCGCTGATGCTCCAGATCCGCGACGGCCTGGGCCTGCTGATCGACGGGCTCCTGGAGATCGGCGCGAGCGCCGCCGGCCTCGCCGAGCGGCACCGAGGGACGCCGATGGCCGGCCGCACGCTGCTCCAGCAGGCCCTGCCCATCACCTTTGGGCTGCGGGCCGCCCGCTGGCTGACGGTGGCCACCCGTCAGATCGAGAAGCTACGCAGACTCCAGCAGGAGACGCTGGCGCTCCAGTTCGGCGGGGCGGCCGGAACGCTGGCCTCGCTGGGAGAGGATGGCGCGCTGGTGGCCGAGATCCTGGGCGACGAGCTGCGTCTGCCGACCCCGGACCTGCCCTGGCACGCCGAGCGCGACCGGATCGTAGAAGTGGCGGCCGGCGTCGGGATCGTGGCGGGGGCCGTCGGCAAGATCGCCCAGGACATCCTGCTGCTCAGCCAGACCGAGCTGGGCGAGGTGGCTGAGGGCAGCGCGCCCGGCAAGGGCGGCTCCTCGACGCTCCCGCACAAGCGCAATCCGGTCGATACGGTGGCCGCTGTGGCGGCAGCGCGGCTGGCGCTCGGGCTGGTCCCCGTGATCTCGGCCTCGCTGATGCAGGAGCACGAACGGGCGATCGGCGGGTGGCAATCGGAGTGGGCGGCCCTCCCCGAGCTGTTCGGCTACGCGGCCGGGGCCGTCGAACGGGTCAGGCTCTCGCTGGCCGGTCTCGAAGTCCACGCCGACCGGATGCTGGACAATCTCGGCGTCACACGCGGCCTGCTGATGGCCGAATCGCTCTCGATGGCGCTCGCGGGGCGGATCGGCAAGGCCGAGGCCCACCATGCCGTGCAGGCGGCCTGCCAGCGAGCCGTCAGGCAGGCGGACGATCTGGAGGCCGTCGCGCTGGCCGACGAGAAGATCGCCGGCCCGCTGTCAGCCGACGAGATCCGCGCCGCGCTCGATCCGCTCGCCTATCTCGGCAGCACCGATCGCTTCATCAACCGGGCGCTGGAGGCGTTCGAGCGCTGCCGGCAGGCCCACACCCCGGAGGCGGCAGGGGGGTGA